One genomic region from Rosa rugosa chromosome 1, drRosRugo1.1, whole genome shotgun sequence encodes:
- the LOC133725331 gene encoding IAA-amino acid hydrolase ILR1-like 4 produces the protein MEFMWVSLIVLLSLLAGPTPILSDSSLSSNGFSEIPKKLLTLAQKPELFEWMVGIRRKIHENPELGYEEFETSKLIRAELDKMGIAYKYPVAVTGVVGSIGTGKPPFVAIRADMDALAMQEMVEWEHKSKIPGKMHGCGHDAHVAMLLGAAKILKEHEKDLQGTIVLVFQPAEEGGGGAKKILDAGVLDNVTAIFGLHVAHHIPLAEVASRPGPFFAGSGFFEATISGKGGHAALPHHAVDPILAVSNVISSLQHIVSREVDPLDSQVVTVGKVQGGEAFNVIPDSVTIGGTFRAFSKESLLQLKQRIEKVITGQAAVQRCNATVNFFEDEKPLFPPTVNHKELHKHFQNVAGDMLGMHKVKDHQPLMGSEDFAYYQEAIPGFFFFLGMKDDRLGYLDTPHSPYFRINEDALPYGAALHASLAVRYLIETQQEVPLPEQQIRDEL, from the exons ATGGAGTTCATGTGGGTCTCTTTGATTGTACTATTAAGTCTGCTTGCTGGTCCTACACCTATACTCTCAGATTCCTCTTTGAGTTCAAATGGGTTCTCAGAAATCCCCAAAAAGTTGCTCACTTTAGCCCAGAAACCTGAGCTGTTTGAGTGGATGGTGGGCATCAGAAGGAAGATACATGAAAACCCAGAACTAGGTTATGAGGAATTTGAGACCAGTAAGCTGATCAGAGCAGAATTGGACAAGATGGGTATTGCATATAAGTACCCAGTTGCAGTTACTGGGGTTGTAGGTTCCATTGGGACTGGAAAGCCTCCTTTTGTTGCAATCAGAGCTGACATGGATGCTCTGGCTATGCAG GAAATGGTGGAGTGGGAGCACAAGAGTAAAATCCCTGGGAAAATGCATGGTTGTGGGCATGATGCTCATGTTGCAATGCTTCTTGGTGCTGCAAAGATCCTTAAAGAGCATGAGAAAGATTTACAG GGAACAATTGTTCTTGTATTTCAACCAGCAGAGGAAGGAGGAGGTGGAGCTAAGAAAATATTAGATGCCGGAGTATTAGACAATGTTACTGCTATTTTCGGGCTGCATGTTGCCCACCATATTCCTTTAGCTGAAGTAGCCTCTAGACCTGGCCCCTTTTTTGCTGGGAGTGGCTTCTTTGAAGCAACAATAAGTGGAAAAGGAGGTCATGCAGCCCTTCCTCATCATGCGGTTGATCCAATACTCGCGGTTTCAAATGTGATTTCTAGCTTACAACATATTGTCTCACGTGAAGTTGATCCACTCGACTCTCAG GTAGTGACAGTTGGAAAAGTTCAAGGAGGTGAAGCATTCAATGTCATTCCTGATTCTGTAACAATTGGTGGCACTTTCCGTGCCTTTTCAAAGGAGAGCTTATTGCAACTCAAACAGCGCATAGAGAAG GTTATAACAGGGCAGGCTGCTGTACAAAGATGCAATGCAACGGTCAATTTCTTTGAAGATGAGAAACCTTTGTTCCCCCCGACAGTAAACCATAAGGAATTGCACAAACACTTTCAAAATGTCGCAGGAGATATGCTTGGCATGCACAAAGTCAAAGACCACCAGCCATTAATGGGATCCGAGGACTTTGCATATTACCAAGAGGCAATACCtggattcttcttctttcttggaATGAAGGATGACAGGCTTGGATATCTGGATACACCACACTCACCTTACTTTCGGATCAATGAGGATGCACTTCCTTATGGTGCTGCACTTCATGCTTCTTTGGCTGTTAGGTATTTGATTGAAACTCAACAGGAGGTTCCTTTGCCAGAACAGCAAATTCGTGATGAGTTATGA
- the LOC133725334 gene encoding geranyl diphosphate phosphohydrolase-like: protein MGNETVVVAETAGSIKVAVVVCLLRGQNVLLGRRRSSLRDSTFSLPSGHLEFGESFEECAARELKEETDLDISKIELLTVTNNLFLDEAKPSQYVAVFMRAVLADPRQEPQNIEPKFCDGWGWYEWDNLPKPLFWPLENVVQDGFNPFPT from the exons ATGGGAAACGAGACAGTAGTAGTGGCTGAAACTGCGGGGTCGATAAAAGTGGCGGTGGTAGTATGCCTGTTGAGAGGCCAAAACGTGCTCTTGGGGCGGCGCCGCTCCTCTCTGAGAGATTCCACCTTTTCCCTTCCCAGTGGCCACCTTGAGTTTG GAGAGAGCTTTGAGGAGTGTGCAGCAAGGGAACTGAAGGAAGAAACTGATTTAGACATTAGCAAGATAGAATTGCTAACTGTGACCAACAACCTGTTCCTAGATGAAGCCAAACCATCGCAGTACGTGGCTGTTTTCATGAGGGCAGTGCTGGCAGATCCTCGTCAAGAGCCCCAGAATATTGAGCCAAAATTCTGTGATGGTTGGGGATGGTATGAGTGGGACAATCTTCCGAAGCCACTCTTTTGGCCTTTGGAGAACGTGGTTCAGGATGGATTTAACCCTTTTCCAACATGA
- the LOC133725338 gene encoding geranyl diphosphate phosphohydrolase-like, translating into MGNETVVVAETAGSIKVAVVVCLLRGQNVLLGRRRSSLGDSTFSLPSGHLEIGESFEECAARELKEETDLDISKIELLTVTNNLFLDEAKPSQYVAVFMRAVLADPRQEPQNIEPKFCDGWGWYEWDNLPKPLFWPLENVVQDGFNPFPT; encoded by the exons ATGGGAAACGAGACAGTAGTAGTGGCTGAAACTGCGGGGTCGATAAAAGTGGCGGTGGTAGTATGCCTGTTGAGAGGCCAAAACGTGCTCTTGGGGCGGCGCCGCTCCTCTCTGGGAGATTCCACCTTTTCCCTTCCCAGTGGCCACCTTGAGATTG GAGAGAGCTTTGAGGAGTGTGCAGCAAGGGAACTGAAGGAAGAAACTGATTTAGACATTAGCAAGATAGAATTGCTAACTGTGACCAACAACCTGTTCCTAGATGAAGCCAAACCATCGCAGTACGTGGCTGTTTTCATGAGGGCAGTGCTGGCAGATCCTCGTCAAGAGCCCCAGAATATTGAGCCAAAATTCTGTGATGGTTGGGGATGGTATGAGTGGGACAATCTTCCGAAGCCACTCTTTTGGCCTTTGGAGAACGTGGTTCAGGATGGATTTAACCCTTTTCCAACATGA
- the LOC133725337 gene encoding geranyl diphosphate phosphohydrolase, producing MGNETVVVAETAGSIKVAVVVCLLRGQNVLLGRRRSSLGDSTFSLPSGHLEFGESFEECAARELKEETDLDISKIELLTVTNNLFLDEAKPSQYVAVFMRAVLADPRQEPQNIEPKFCDGWGWYEWDNLPKPLFWPLENVVQDGFNPFPT from the exons ATGGGAAACGAGACAGTAGTAGTGGCTGAAACTGCGGGGTCGATAAAAGTGGCGGTGGTAGTATGCCTGTTGAGAGGCCAAAACGTGCTCTTGGGGCGGCGCCGCTCCTCTCTGGGAGATTCCACCTTTTCCCTTCCCAGTGGCCACCTTGAGTTTG GAGAGAGCTTTGAGGAGTGTGCAGCAAGGGAACTGAAGGAAGAAACTGATTTAGACATTAGCAAGATAGAATTGCTAACTGTGACCAACAACCTGTTCCTAGATGAAGCCAAACCATCGCAGTACGTGGCTGTTTTCATGAGGGCAGTGCTGGCAGATCCTCGTCAAGAGCCCCAGAATATTGAGCCAAAATTCTGTGATGGTTGGGGATGGTATGAGTGGGACAATCTTCCGAAGCCACTCTTTTGGCCTTTGGAGAACGTGGTTCAGGATGGATTTAACCCTTTTCCAACATGA